In a genomic window of Cuculus canorus isolate bCucCan1 chromosome 4, bCucCan1.pri, whole genome shotgun sequence:
- the SOWAHB gene encoding ankyrin repeat domain-containing protein SOWAHB gives MARELSQEAVLDFLWGAGGRASNSALLRHFQRFLRDPALTEQQRRERRECFKSIVNSLATVRPAAGPAASKDIVLRRRYRDLLDEDLQQQQREEEALPSRRDPDPGKAAKERPAGAAGAGGCAARGGPCCECRRALRAPAAAGTPGPSGTPRSPPPPAQLPPYRTPPLSSAARTAPPHRAPQPPPDRTDRSRSVPLPPAPEVMPPASLQPRRPKASPPIQSLPPDPKMLPPAASLTLQRPRASPQIQSLPSDTGVLPPTVSMPRQRSRASPPTQFLPLDPGVLPLTASLPPQHSRASPPTQSLPLGVLPSTASLPPRCPRGSPLNQYPLLSLDPAPAGSPPPQCPRASPPTQSLPPPEGHRMLPPDSTWSAPQPPTGMPPLKAPPLMVGPGGQHPTRACRSPPPPQSLPLQSVPELLSLSRSPQPPPPRSLLFQSTSGVLSLSRSLQELPATPSPLLLSGPDVLHSTMLLPSQSRSLQQLPTRPPRSPTRASRVLTPNRPTQSQVLLLYPHQNPPLQSDPGVMPPTRPPPSQSPPQSSTQLSPSRSLQPPPSQALLPAAGPRAPESSPPESLPVFRSIRCQLALLEAQGISRSLPNDSRRQPRTVPSKSSPRNISSRGLSVPLGQREHAWLVAVSGGCWAQVRGLFLEEPELALQRDFMSGFTVLHWLAKHGDGLGLQELAAAARQAGLALDVDARSGCGYTPLHLAAIHGHQFVIKVLVLQLGCQVQVRDSSGRRPWEYLGSSTSGEIWQLLEAPRGTIMFPTEPLACSKSSVNKALLPAGKAALPACLQLQHGHGAASHRTSNKSD, from the coding sequence ATGGCGCGGGAGCTGAGCCAGGAGGCCGTGCTGGATTTCCTCTGGGGGGCCGGGGGACGAGCCTCCAACTCGGCGCTGCTCCGCCACTTCCAGCGCTTCCTCCGCGACCCGGCGCTCACCGAGCAGCAGCGCCGGGAGCGCCGCGAGTGCTTCAAGAGCATCGTCAACTCCCTGGCCACCGTCCGCCCCGCCGCCGGGCCCGCCGCCTCCAAGGACATCGTCCTCCGCCGCAGGTACCGTGACCTCCTCGATGAGgacttgcagcagcagcagcgggagGAGGAGGCGCTGCCGTCCCGACGCGACCCTGACCCGGGGAAGGCTGCGAAGGAGCGGCCGGCGGGGGCTGCCGGGGCCGGGGGCTGCGCCGCCCGAGGCGGACCCTGCTGCGAGTGCCGCCGGGCTCTGCgcgctcccgccgccgccgggaCCCCGGGCCCCAGCGGGAcgccccgctccccgccgccccccgcacAGCTGCCCCCATACCGGACCCCGCCGCTCTCCTCGGCAGCCCGCACCGCGCCCCCGCACCGCGCCCCGCAGCCGCCCCCGGACAGAACAGACCGGTCCCGGTCCGTGCCGCTGCCACCGGCCCCCGAGGTGATGCCTCCCGCATCCCTGCAACCGCGACGCCCCAAAGCATCGCCCCCAATCCAGTCCCTGCCACCGGACCCCAAGATGCTGCCTCCCGCCGCATCCCTGACACTGCAGCGCCCCAGAGCATCGCCCCAAATCCAGTCTCTGCCCTCGGACACCGGGGTGCTGCCTCCTACTGTGTCCATGCCACGGCAGCGCTCCAGAGCATCGCCTCCAACCCAGTTCCTGCCGCTGGACCCCGGGGTGCTGCCCCTCACCGCATCCCTGCCACCACAACACTCCAGAGCATCACCCCCAACCCAGTCACTGCCCCTCGGGGTGCTGCCCTCAACTGCGTCCCTGCCACCGCGATGCCCCAGGGGGTCACCCCTAAACCAGTACCCACTGCTGTCGCTGGACCCTGCTCCCGCTGGTTCCCCGCCACCACAGTGCCCCAGAGCATCGCCCCCAACCCAGTCCCTGCCGCCGCCCGAGGGCCACAGGATGCTGCCTCCTGACAGCACCTGGTCTGCGCCGCAGCCTCCCACTGGGATGCCCCCGCTGAAGGCTCCACCACTCATGGTAGGTCCTGGGGGGCAGCATCCCACTAGAGCATGCCGGTCCCCGCCCCCACCCCAGTCCCTGCCATTGCAATCCGTCCCAGAGCTGTTGTCCCTGTCCCGGTCTCCACAGCCACCCCCACCCAGGTCCCTGCTATTCCAGTCCACGTCAGGAGTGCTGTCCCTGTCCCGATCCCTGCAGGAACTCCCCGccaccccatccccactgcTTCTCTCAGGCCCTGATGTTCTGCACTCCACCATGCTGCTGCCATCCCAGTCCAggtccctgcagcagctccccacCAGGCCACCCCGCTCCCCAACGAGGGCATCCAGGGTGCTGACCCCCAACAGACCAACCCAATCTCAAGTCCTGCTGTTGTACCCACACCAAAACCCACCACTGCAGTCAGATCCTGGTGTGATGCCCCCCACCAGGccacccccatcccaatcccCGCCACAGTCCTCTACCCAGCtgtccccatcccggtcccTGCAGCCACCCCCATCCCAGGCCTTGCTGCCAGCTGCAGGGCCCCGAGCCCCAGAGAGCAGCCCCCCAGAATCGCTGCCAGTCTTCCGGAGCATCCGGTGCCAGCTCGCTTTGTTGGAGGCACAGGGCATCTCCCGGTCACTGCCAAATGACTCTAGGCGGCAGCCCCGCACCGTGCCCTCCAAGAGCTCCCCTAGAAATATCTCAAGTCGGGGGCTGTCAGTGCCACTGGGACAGCGGGAGCACGCCTGGCTTGTGGCGGTGTCAGGGGGATGCTGGGCTCAGGTGCGGGGGCTCTTCCTGGAAGAGCCGGAGCTGGCCCTACAGCGAGACTTCATGTCGGGCTTCACTGTGCTTCACTGGCTGGCCAAGCACGGCGACGGGCTGGgcctgcaggagctggcagcagcggcacggcaggcagggctggcccTGGACGTGGATGCCCGCTCCGGCTGTGGGTACACTCCGCTGCACCTGGCTGCCATCCACGGCCACCAGTTTGTCATCaaggtgctggtgctgcagctgggctgccaggTGCAGGTGCGGGACAGCAGCGGGCGCCGGCCCTGGGAATACCTGGGCAGTTCCACCTCGGGGGAGATCTGGCAGCTCCTGGAGGCACCCCGTGGCACAATTATGTTCCCCACCGAGCCTCTGGCCTGCAGCAAGTCCTCTGTCAACAAGGCCTTGCTGCCCGCTGGCAAGGCAgcgctgcctgcctgcctccagctgcagcatgGCCACGGAGCAGCATCCCACCGGACTAGCAACAAGAGTGACTGA
- the LOC104063867 gene encoding 16 kDa beta-galactoside-binding lectin, which yields MEQGLVVTQLDIQPGECIKVKGKITSDAKGFAVNVGKDSSNLMLHFNPRFDCHGDVNTIVCNSKEDGTWGEEDRKADFPFQHGDKIEICISFNEMEATVKVPDAEFQFPNRLSMEKIEYLAVEGDFKVKAIKFSDKL from the exons ATGGAGCAA GGACTGGTTGTCACTCAGCTGGACATTCAGCCTGGTGAGTGCATCAAGGTCAAAGGGAAGATCACGTCTGATGCCAAAGG GTTTGCTGTGAACGTTGGGAAGGACAGCAGCAACCTCATGCTACATTTCAATCCTCGCTTCGACTGCCACGGGGATGTCAACACCATCGTGTGCAATTCAAAGGAGGATGGCACgtggggagaggaggacagGAAGGCTGACTTTCCCTTCCAGCATGGTGACAAGATAGAG ATTTGCATCTCCTTCAATGAAATGGAGGCGACGGTGAAGGTGCCTGATGCGGAGTTCCAGTTCCCTAATCGACTGAGCATGGAGAAAATTGAATACCTGGCTGTGGAGGGGGACTTTAAAGTCAAAGCCATTAAGTTCAGCGACAAGCTATAG